A window of the Fusarium poae strain DAOMC 252244 chromosome 3, whole genome shotgun sequence genome harbors these coding sequences:
- a CDS encoding hypothetical protein (TransMembrane:12 (i43-61o81-101i108-127o139-158i170-189o201-221i269-288o308-325i332-352o364-384i396-416o422-448i)), producing MNPRRSSTASLKDDEEGRNGEECPAIVPADIDHRIRRKLDRRVLPIVCCLYVLSYLDRGNIGNAKTAGAQDSLGLSSSQWAWVLNSFYIAYILFEWTTMFWKIFPAHIYVSCLCICWGTAAMCSGAAHNMAELVVTRVFLGVFEATFGAGAPYFLSCIYKRSELGLRMSILLGMSPLANTFASSLAYGITHITGSLEAWRWLFIIEGAPTILFAPVVYFFLIDSPSTAKFFNEDERKLAVQRLQLQDNTSKEAVSWKQIMAGMVDYKNYIHAIMHFCCNFSFAALSNFLPTIVNHMGYDSVTAQGLTAPAYFAAFLCCIGAAFFSDKYGCRGYIVASFAAMGTVGYGILAGVQDMDKTGPRYAGVWLAACGIFPALAMNITWLLNNQGGDSKKGAGLAISLTIGQCSSLISSTVFPKEDAPFFTTGCAIGCGMSGLVVVLALFMHFALSRENRRRDSLYGPVDANAEIDVSEQGDKNQKFRYMT from the exons ATGAATCCTCGCAGGTCCAGTACAGCTAGTCTAAAGGACGATGAAGAGGGAAGAAATGGAGAAGAGTGTCCTGCCATTGTACCGGCAGACATAGATCACCGGATCAGACGCAAA CTCGACCGTCGGGTTTTGCCCATAGTCTGCTGTCTATATGTCTTGTCTTATCTCGACCGTGGTAACATTGGCAATGCAAAGACTGCTGGTGCTCAGGATTCTCTTGGTCTCAGCTCATCACAATGGGCTTGGGTTTTGAACTCCTTCTACATCGCGTATATTCTGTTTGAATGGACGACCATGTTTTGGAAGATCTTTCCCGCCCATATTTACGTATCATGTCTCTGTATTTG CTGGGGAACGGCTGCTATGTGTTCAGGCGCAGCGCATAACATGGCTGAATTAGTCGTTACACGCGTCTTTCTAGGTGTATTTGAGGCCACGTTTGGCGCTGGAGCTCCGTACTTCTTGTCCTGCATCTACAAACGTAGCGAGCTAGGACTCCGAATGTCTATCCTCTTGGGCATGTCGCCATTGGCAAACACATTCGCTTCAAGTTTGGCATATGGTATAACTCATATCACTGGGTCTTTGGAGGCCTGGCGATGGTTGTTTATTATAG AGGGTGCGCCGACAATACTTTTTGCCCCAGTGGTCTACTTTTTTCTCATCGACTCGCCATCGACTGCCAAGTTCTTCAATGAAGACGAAAGAAAACTCGCCGTCCAACGTTTACAACTCCAAGACAATACTTCCAAGGAAGCTGTCAGCTGGAAGCAGATCATGGCAGGAATGGTGGACTACAAGAATTACATCCACGCCATTATGCATTTCTGTTGCAACTTCTCATTTGCCGCTTTATCCAATTTCCTGCCCACGATTGTGAACCACATGGGCTACGATTCGGTCACTGCGCAAGGCCTCACCGCTCCAGCCTACTTCGCCGCGTTTCTTTGTTGTATCGGAGCTGCTTTCTTCTCGGACAAGTACGGATGTCGTGGGTATATCGTAGCATCCTTTGCTGCTATGGGAACTGTTGGCTATGGTATTCTTGCTGGCGTCCAGGACATGGACAAGACCGGCCCCAGATACGCCGGTGTTTGGCTTGCGGCTTGTGGAATCTTTCCTGCTCTCGCCATGAACATCACTTGGCTTTTGAACAATCAGGGCGGAGACTCAAAAAAAGGAGCCGGTCTTGCCATTTCACTCACTATAGGGCAATGTTCATCTCTTATTAGTAGCACTGTGTTCCCGAAAGAAGACGC GCCTTTCTTTACTACAGGTTGCGCAATAGGTTGTGGTATGAGTGGGCTTGTAGTTGTCTTGGCTCTATTTATGCATTTTGCATTGAGTAGGGAGAACAGGCGCAGGGATAGTCTGTACGGGCCAGTGGATGCTAACGCGGAGATTGATGTCTCTGAGCAGGGCGACAAAAATCAGAAGTTCCGATACATGACTTAG